From a single Constrictibacter sp. MBR-5 genomic region:
- a CDS encoding LL-diaminopimelate aminotransferase — protein sequence MNSEEFYRIKRLPPYIIAEVNAMRAEARASGRDIIDLGMGNPDLPPPQHVLEKLCEVAMKPDAHGYSASKGIPGLRKAQAAYYARRFNVELDPEHEVVVTLGSKEGLANLAQAITAPGDVILAPNPGYPIHSFGFIIAGGSVRSVPTTPDERYWEALDRAVKFMVPKPSALVVCYPSNPTAEVVDLAFHERLVAWAKEHGVWLLSDLTYSELYYDGQPTPSLLQVPGAKDLAVEFTSMSKTYSMAGWRIGFAVGNKRLISALTRVKSYLDYGAFTPVQAAAVAALNGPQDIVEKNRQLYRSRRDVLVESFGRAGWDIPPPRASMFAWAPLPPALAHMGSLEFSKQLLTHAGVAVAPGIGYGEDGEGYVRIAMVENEHRIRQAARNIRRYFQSMGVNAASAKQAG from the coding sequence ATGAATTCCGAAGAGTTCTACCGCATCAAGCGCCTGCCCCCGTACATCATCGCCGAAGTGAATGCGATGCGGGCCGAGGCGCGAGCTAGCGGGCGGGACATCATCGACCTCGGCATGGGCAACCCGGACCTGCCGCCGCCGCAGCACGTGCTGGAGAAGCTGTGCGAAGTGGCGATGAAGCCCGACGCGCACGGCTATTCCGCCTCGAAGGGCATTCCCGGCCTGCGCAAGGCCCAGGCCGCCTACTACGCCCGGCGCTTCAACGTCGAACTCGATCCCGAGCACGAGGTCGTGGTGACCCTCGGCTCGAAGGAGGGTCTCGCCAATCTCGCCCAGGCGATCACGGCGCCGGGCGACGTCATCCTGGCGCCGAACCCGGGCTATCCAATCCACTCCTTCGGCTTCATCATCGCCGGCGGCAGCGTCCGCTCGGTGCCGACGACACCCGACGAGCGCTATTGGGAGGCGCTCGACCGCGCCGTCAAGTTCATGGTGCCGAAGCCGTCGGCGCTGGTCGTCTGCTACCCGTCCAACCCGACGGCCGAGGTGGTCGACCTCGCCTTCCACGAGCGCCTCGTCGCCTGGGCGAAGGAGCACGGGGTCTGGCTGCTGTCCGACCTCACCTATTCCGAGCTCTACTACGACGGGCAGCCGACGCCGTCGCTGCTCCAGGTGCCGGGCGCCAAGGACCTCGCGGTGGAGTTCACCTCGATGTCGAAGACCTACTCGATGGCCGGCTGGCGCATCGGCTTCGCGGTCGGCAACAAGCGCCTGATCAGCGCGCTGACGCGGGTGAAGAGCTATCTCGACTACGGCGCCTTCACGCCGGTCCAGGCGGCGGCCGTGGCCGCACTGAACGGCCCGCAGGACATCGTCGAGAAGAACCGCCAGCTCTACCGGTCGCGGCGCGACGTGCTGGTCGAGAGCTTCGGCCGGGCCGGCTGGGACATCCCGCCGCCGCGCGCCTCGATGTTCGCCTGGGCGCCGCTGCCCCCGGCCCTCGCCCACATGGGCTCGCTGGAGTTCTCCAAGCAGCTGCTGACCCACGCGGGGGTCGCCGTGGCACCCGGCATCGGCTACGGCGAGGACGGCGAGGGCTATGTCCGGATCGCGATGGTCGAGAACGAGCACCGCATCCGCCAGGCCGCCCGCAACATCCGCCGCTACTTCCAGTCGATGGGCGTCAACGCCGCGTCGGCGAAACAGGCGGGGTAG
- a CDS encoding acetyl-CoA C-acetyltransferase, whose product MGSEIVITGAARTAVGSFNGAFAQMTADQLGTVAIGEALRRAKVDAGEVSEVVMGQVLTAGQGQNPARQAAIRAGVPDSVPGYTINHVCGSGVKSVALAAQAILTGDSAIVVAGGQESMTQAPHCTYLRAGHKMGDASLVDTMIRDGLWDAFNGYHMGNTAENVAEKWQITREEQDAFAAASQQKAEAAQKAGRFKDEIVPVTIKTRKGDVVVDTDEHPRHGTTIEALAKLRPAFTKDGSVTAGNASGINDGAAAVVLMSAAEAERRGAEPLARIVSWAQAGVDPAVMGSGPIPATRRALEKAGWTIDDLDLIEANEAFAAQALAVGKDLRWDPAKVNVNGGAIAMGHPIGASGTRILITLLHEMARRDAKRGLATLCIGGGMGIAMCVER is encoded by the coding sequence CCTTCAACGGCGCGTTCGCGCAGATGACCGCCGACCAGCTCGGCACCGTCGCCATCGGCGAGGCCCTGCGCCGCGCCAAGGTGGACGCGGGCGAGGTCTCCGAGGTCGTGATGGGACAAGTGCTGACGGCGGGGCAGGGGCAGAACCCGGCACGCCAGGCGGCCATCCGGGCCGGGGTGCCCGACAGCGTCCCCGGCTATACGATCAACCATGTCTGCGGGTCGGGCGTGAAGTCGGTGGCGCTCGCCGCCCAGGCCATCCTGACCGGTGACAGCGCCATCGTCGTCGCCGGCGGGCAGGAGAGCATGACCCAGGCGCCGCACTGCACCTATCTGCGCGCCGGCCACAAGATGGGCGATGCCAGTCTGGTCGACACGATGATCCGCGACGGCCTGTGGGACGCCTTCAACGGCTATCACATGGGCAACACGGCCGAGAACGTCGCCGAGAAGTGGCAGATCACGCGCGAGGAGCAGGACGCCTTCGCGGCCGCCTCGCAGCAGAAGGCCGAGGCGGCGCAGAAGGCCGGCCGCTTCAAGGACGAGATCGTCCCGGTCACCATCAAGACCCGCAAGGGCGACGTCGTCGTCGACACCGACGAGCATCCGCGCCACGGCACCACGATCGAGGCGCTGGCCAAGCTGCGCCCCGCTTTCACCAAGGACGGTTCGGTCACGGCCGGCAACGCCTCGGGTATCAACGACGGTGCCGCGGCGGTCGTCCTCATGAGTGCCGCCGAGGCCGAGCGTCGCGGCGCCGAACCGCTCGCCCGCATCGTCTCCTGGGCGCAGGCCGGCGTGGACCCGGCGGTCATGGGCAGCGGCCCGATCCCGGCGACGCGGCGCGCCCTGGAAAAGGCCGGCTGGACCATCGACGACCTCGACCTGATCGAGGCGAACGAGGCCTTCGCCGCCCAGGCCCTGGCGGTCGGCAAGGACCTGCGCTGGGATCCGGCCAAGGTGAACGTCAACGGCGGCGCCATCGCCATGGGCCACCCGATCGGCGCCTCCGGCACGCGCATCCTCATCACCCTGCTGCACGAGATGGCCCGCCGCGATGCCAAGCGCGGCCTCGCCACGTTGTGCATCGGTGGCGGCATGGGCATCGCCATGTGCGTGGAACGTTAG